A window of the Microbacterium sp. AZCO genome harbors these coding sequences:
- a CDS encoding Rv2175c family DNA-binding protein codes for MTADRAPRIDTDWLTLPELVEVLGEPLGRVRRLFDEQQLIGSRRDGALKVPSVFIVDGRPLSSLRGTVFVLHDAGFSDDEAIDWLLSDEDSIGMAPIEALLAGRKSEVRRVAQALA; via the coding sequence GTGACCGCTGACCGCGCGCCGCGCATCGACACCGACTGGCTGACCCTTCCCGAGCTCGTGGAGGTGCTGGGCGAACCGCTCGGGCGCGTCCGACGCCTCTTCGACGAGCAGCAGCTCATCGGATCACGACGCGACGGCGCGCTCAAGGTCCCGTCCGTGTTCATCGTGGACGGTCGCCCGCTCAGCTCGCTGCGCGGCACCGTCTTCGTCCTCCACGACGCGGGGTTCAGCGACGACGAGGCGATCGACTGGCTCCTGTCCGACGAGGACTCCATCGGCATGGCGCCGATCGAGGCCCTCCTCGCCGGTCGCAAGAGCGAAGTGCGCCGCGTCGCGCAGGCGCTGGCGTAG